Within Chitinispirillum alkaliphilum, the genomic segment CTCCAGGTTGGGCAACAGCCTCCATTTTACCACCAGTGTTTGAGCCAATACCTGGAGCACTTCGAGTGATAATATCAGAACCTTGTTTGTAACTTCCTCCCATAATAAAACGATAACCCCCATTTGTACCTTGTGGCATTCCCATATCCTTTGCATATCCGGGATTATGGGCAGGATTTTTTAAAGACCAGAATTGAGGCGCTCTTGTATTCTGAAAACCAGTTGTTCCCGTTCTATAGAGTTGAGCACCACTTTTAACTTGATCTAAAGCAGTAATTGCTTCTGGACTCGTAGATTGAGTTGCTCTTCCATGTGCAGTTAATACACTCTTTGGGACAGTTTTACCCGGAACACCTCCATTTGACACAGGAACAGTCTTTATTTGGTTACCCGAACTACTCTTTGCAGCAGCAACACCGCCTACAACCATCAACCCAACATTTATACCTGTAGCATATCTTTCACCTCTAACAACCCATTTGTCATAATTCCAACATCCATCTCTGAAACCATCTTGTGAAGCTGCAATAATAAGACCTAAAGATCCTTGCCATGTGTCGGTAATTCTTCCCCTTGCTTCGAGCTGTGCTAACCAAAATCGCTGTCTTTCTACTTCAAGCTTTCTTTTTTCACCTTGTACTCTTTCATAATCCCTTTTTATGCACTCAAAAGATAATAACCCATCGTCAGCAAAGAGATTTCTTGCTTCTGCCCAAGCAGAATAAAACCTAACTTCCCATTCACTTGGCACTGCGGCTATAAAAGATCCATCTGGTTTTAACCAATCAGGATCTTCCTCATTGCTAAAAGAAAGATAATTCCTACTCTCCCTCCCATCCGGATCCAACAACCCCACCGGATTCCCCCGCACATACTCATACAAATTCAACCCATCCACCGGCCCCGCCGGATCCGCACTCAGCCACCTTCCGATCCAGGCCGCATAGTACCTTGCTCCATAATAATACAACCCGGTCGCTTCATCCCGCTCTTTCCCGGTATACCGGTATTCCTTTAGTTTGACTTCTTTCTGGTTTGTTCCACAAGTAAAAGAAGTCCCTCCGTAGGGGAAGTACTCTTCATAGGAGATTAAAGCTCCTGTATCGTTAAGCTCAAGAGATGCACTTCCAAGATGATTCCCATACTGGTATCGGATCTTGTTTTTGTTCAAATCACTCGGTGAATCAGTCTCTCGCAAGAAGTCATCCTGCATCCAGTGATTAACAATAGCGATGCGGGATGTATCATCCATCACATGGTGATCGTACCGTTCCAATATCAAAGAGCTGCCGGTGCTGATACGCCTGATCTCAACACCACCAAGATAGATTTTCTCTATCTTTTCACCATTAGCAATAGTAATCTTTCTGACTCTGTTACCGCCACCATCATAAATATAATACTCAGCATCATCAATGCCACCTGGGCGTTTTATAATCGTTGCTTTGGAGATGTTATCACGGTAATTCCAATTAATTTCGGCTAAATGCTCAAGTTCTGTGCAGTTTCCGTTAAGATCAAAATAGGATAGGATCGTTCCTGTCATTGTATCAGGAACAGCTCTGTTTGAACCGGAATCTACCTTTATGTTTCTGGTGAAACTTCGGGTACTATCAGATGCTAAATGCTGTATTCGGGTGAGATTGTTGCCTTTACCGTAACTGTAAGTTCTGGTGTAGTTTGCAAGAGCGTTAGCATCATTGATATTTGCCAGATGCTGATTAAACCACTCATCTCCGTGCTGAGGAGTGTTCTGGTTTAAACCCCTGTGCTCGCGACCGGTCGCCCGGGTTAATCGATAAAGTGCATCATATTCAAAAGTGCATTTCGGTACTACTTCCTGGCCTGCATGAAAAACTGTTTTAAACGAATCATCTATGATCTCTACAACATTCCCCACAGGATCGTACTCGTATTCGATGTCCTGAAGAAGCGCTGTGTTACCATTCTTTGCTGTTTTTAACGATATAAGCCGGAATGTCTTGTCATCATATTCATACTCGGTATGAGTGCCATTGCCGTAATCAATTCGCTCACGCTGACCCTTGGCATTGTGACTTATACCGGTTACAAATTCGGTGAATTCAGTTTCATTTTTAAGCTGAACTTTTACTTTATTGAGAAGGCCGGATTGGTGGAACACCGATTCGGTAACCGATTCATCAGGTTTTGTTTGCCGGATAACTCTTCCCAAGGCATCGTAATATGTGAATGTATCAAAATAATCACCCTCAACGGTATCAACATTCCAGTCAGCCTCTTTTGCATAGTCTGAAGGATCAAGTGCTCTGAGCTTATACCGTGATTTAGGCACCTCGCCCTTGAAAGTATATCGCTCAATGAGTGTATACCCTGCTTCATCATAGGTCTGGTACACATGCCCACGAAGGTTCAAAGCCTCTGCATCTGCTATTCCTTCACCGTAAACAATTCGCTCAACCAGATTGTCGAGCTCATTACCGGTAACATGCTTCTCCAACGGCCTGTGAAGAGCATCGTAGGTGACAGTTACCGTATGCCCCCTGGAATCAAAACTCTTTAAGGGATTTCCCATAACATTAATAAGATTCCTGTCATCACCGGCATCGATATTTTGAGTTCTCAGAACCTGATTATCCATATCGTAACTGTAGGTAAACGCAACATTACCTCGTGGATCGGTCACAGTGATAGGATTTCCGGCAATGTCAAAGGTTGATATGGTGGTGAGAGTGTCTTCCTCTGTTGTATCATCAATATTTTTCAGATACTGACTTACTCTGAACTCCCGTCCCATTGCGTCAAGAATAGCCACCGATGGCGTATTAAAATGCTCGTGCCCCTGCGCATTGTCATTCTGATCAAAACTCCTTACCTCCCACGGTGCATATTCCACACGGGTAAAGTGACCGTCCGGAAGATCGGTTCTTACCACCCGCAGTATTGGATCGTAATGGATAACCGGAGTAACTCCAAAGGTTGAGACAAATTCTTCACTCTGGAACGTATGGGTTGCCGCATAGAAAGGCTCATACTGCTTGACCGGTTCTGCCTTGTTGTTATAAACGGTTCTGCCACTCACCAACCACCTCTCAGTGACCTCTTCCTCCACAAAAGAACCATCAGGCTGCTTCACCCACGCCTTTCCCGGCTCCACCTTTAATTTACTTTGCAGCTCCCGCCCAAACCCGTCACTGTAACCCAGACTGATTTGTATTCCAAGTCCACCTTCGGACTCCTCAGCTTTCGCAGGCGCACCCGGAACCTCATTGACATGACGCTCACGTGCAAGCTGTACAAACTGCACCGGTTCATTTCTATCAACATATGCATGAAGATCATAATAGAAAAAGGTGGTGGCAGTTTGCAGAAACCTCCACGGGTTATCGATTATTTCATCAATAGAAACAACACTCTCCCTTTTGTAATCATCAAGCGAGTTATCCCCCACTCTACGTTCAACCCCGTCAACCTTCTCCGTCCCATACACACTAGTTGCAATCACCATCCCAAGCTCATCAAATAAAGCCTCCGAAACATTTCCATTGGGATCGGTCAACCGCCACGGCGCAAGATGACGGTAGTCGATTTCTGCTGTGACACTGTTTTGGAGTGCATCCTCGGTCCTTACCGGTGCAATAAGGTAATCATCCCATGTCACCGTAACCCGCGCACCAAAAGGATCCTCTGTTGCAACGGGCAGATGATACTCCTCCCTGCTTAGATAATACTGAACAAGACCGGGATTCCAGTAATACCCATCCCGAAATTGATATCCGGCATGCTCCAGATCCTCTTCCCCAACCCCTTCGCCATACATCCTCTCCGGAATTTCTGAATCAAATACCGCATGAGCCGTATGATGAAGAAGCCTGTGGCTTCCAACCTGCCCCAATGAAAGTGCATCGCTTTGAGCCTCGTTCCAGTAATAGTTTTGCGTATGAGTAAGGAGCCGTGCAGTATTGGGAGTTACCACAGAACTGAACGGCAGAATATTATCTAAACACTCCAGAACCTTCTGTTTCAACGCCTCCACGGTAAGAAACTGCAATGCATCGGGTGATATGCCCAGTTCATATGACAAGTGCTGAATCGGGGTTTGGAGCAGAAAAACCGTTTCTGTATCGATATGGGAAATATCATTTATCTCAAGAACCGCACTGCCCTTCCTCTGCTGCAGAAACTGCGCATTGCGCCGGGGGTAGACAAGTGATACCTCCTGACGGACAACACCATACTCATCGGTTTTGATAACCGTACTTTGCGAAATGCGCGGATCGGTGGTTCGATCATACTCATACGTTATGTTCTGTTCCGGAAGCACCATGCATACTGTGTGCTCATTATGCTCACCACGACCGAGGCGCTGAACCACTTTCACCCTGCCCCTGTTTTCAGTCACAAGATAAGGATTCTCACTCTCCTCGTCAAACACCTCCTGACGAAGCAACGAGTTTTTAAGAGCACGAACCGCATCAACTATTTCCTGAGCAGTAATACTCTCACGGTCCTCTATCACTGAATCGGGTAGATCAAATGACTCACTGTCTCCCTGCCAGTATTCCTGTTTGTACTGAGCGGTAACCTTGTTTGCTTTGTACGCGCCGGTGTGATACCACTCTTTGGTAATCACCGGGGTTACATCAACGGATGCTTCCCCACTACCGATTTTTTCCGAGTCAACGGTCTCCACAAACCCGAATCCATTGAACTCACGCTCATTGGGATCAAAATAGCCGTGGGCATACCGGTATCTGCTCCGGTGATGATTATCGCCCACAAGATCGTGAACAGTCACCGAATCCACCACATGCACCGGATAAGGAAGCTTTGTAAGCCACGGCCTGCCGGCTGCCTTGTCCGCAAGATACATCTGTACCGATGAACTATAAGAAAACTCGGTAAGTGAGCCCATGTTATTGTCAACCGAAACTAAAAGATGGGGTTTTTCTGCAAGCAGATCCACATACGATAACTGCAACGCTCCCGTTCCCGGGCGACTGCTCGACCACACCAGAGAAAGCGTTCCGGTGCCCTTGAGATCCATAAGTGCAACGGTGGAAAGGGAATCGACAGGAGGGAATACCGGTAACGTCTGTACCTTCCCAAACCGTTCACCGCTCTCGTTACACCAGTACTCTACTTTGCCGTTACCAAAGTAGAGAAGATCGGTTGTTCCGGTGCCGCTGATATCACCAAGGCGAATGTACTGCTGCTTGACTGCACTGCCGTACTGCTCCAGAAGCGGCGAATTCATCATCACTTTCTTGCGCCCGAAATGACCAAAACCCAGGTTCGGCCAGTAGCAAACTTCACCGCTGCGAATACGGACAATATCTGTCAGCCCGTCACCGGTCATATCTGCAAGATAGATACTCTCTGTGGGATCTGAAAAAACAAGCGCCGGACCCTCCCGCTCATCAACCGCCTTGAACACCTCACGCGACTCCCCGTATCCCTCTTCACCCAGTGAAGGATACCACCGCATCACCCGGTCCTCCGTTATAAGCAGATCCCCGCGCCCGTCTCCGGTAAGATCGATTACACGCTGATTGGGTGATTCCATATCGATAAGTGGTCTTTTAACATATGGAACAAACTCCTCCCACCTGCCGTCACGGTACTTGAACCACCCATGCATCCCTGCTGCCTGTACACTGAACTCGTTCCAGCCGTCTCCGTTAACATCCGAGAGAGCGACATGATCCTCAGGACCAAGATTGGGAAAAGAGGCTGCAACCTCCAGAGGACCAAACTTTCCGTTACCAAGATTTGGTTTATAGTACACCGTTCCATTCTTACGGACAGCTATTCCTGGTATCCCTTCACCGTAAAGATCTATACGGTTTTGATTGTTTTCTGCGCCTTGCATCTTTTGTGCTTGCCTTTAGGGATATTT encodes:
- a CDS encoding putative insecticidal toxin protein, translated to MQGAENNQNRIDLYGEGIPGIAVRKNGTVYYKPNLGNGKFGPLEVAASFPNLGPEDHVALSDVNGDGWNEFSVQAAGMHGWFKYRDGRWEEFVPYVKRPLIDMESPNQRVIDLTGDGRGDLLITEDRVMRWYPSLGEEGYGESREVFKAVDEREGPALVFSDPTESIYLADMTGDGLTDIVRIRSGEVCYWPNLGFGHFGRKKVMMNSPLLEQYGSAVKQQYIRLGDISGTGTTDLLYFGNGKVEYWCNESGERFGKVQTLPVFPPVDSLSTVALMDLKGTGTLSLVWSSSRPGTGALQLSYVDLLAEKPHLLVSVDNNMGSLTEFSYSSSVQMYLADKAAGRPWLTKLPYPVHVVDSVTVHDLVGDNHHRSRYRYAHGYFDPNEREFNGFGFVETVDSEKIGSGEASVDVTPVITKEWYHTGAYKANKVTAQYKQEYWQGDSESFDLPDSVIEDRESITAQEIVDAVRALKNSLLRQEVFDEESENPYLVTENRGRVKVVQRLGRGEHNEHTVCMVLPEQNITYEYDRTTDPRISQSTVIKTDEYGVVRQEVSLVYPRRNAQFLQQRKGSAVLEINDISHIDTETVFLLQTPIQHLSYELGISPDALQFLTVEALKQKVLECLDNILPFSSVVTPNTARLLTHTQNYYWNEAQSDALSLGQVGSHRLLHHTAHAVFDSEIPERMYGEGVGEEDLEHAGYQFRDGYYWNPGLVQYYLSREEYHLPVATEDPFGARVTVTWDDYLIAPVRTEDALQNSVTAEIDYRHLAPWRLTDPNGNVSEALFDELGMVIATSVYGTEKVDGVERRVGDNSLDDYKRESVVSIDEIIDNPWRFLQTATTFFYYDLHAYVDRNEPVQFVQLARERHVNEVPGAPAKAEESEGGLGIQISLGYSDGFGRELQSKLKVEPGKAWVKQPDGSFVEEEVTERWLVSGRTVYNNKAEPVKQYEPFYAATHTFQSEEFVSTFGVTPVIHYDPILRVVRTDLPDGHFTRVEYAPWEVRSFDQNDNAQGHEHFNTPSVAILDAMGREFRVSQYLKNIDDTTEEDTLTTISTFDIAGNPITVTDPRGNVAFTYSYDMDNQVLRTQNIDAGDDRNLINVMGNPLKSFDSRGHTVTVTYDALHRPLEKHVTGNELDNLVERIVYGEGIADAEALNLRGHVYQTYDEAGYTLIERYTFKGEVPKSRYKLRALDPSDYAKEADWNVDTVEGDYFDTFTYYDALGRVIRQTKPDESVTESVFHQSGLLNKVKVQLKNETEFTEFVTGISHNAKGQRERIDYGNGTHTEYEYDDKTFRLISLKTAKNGNTALLQDIEYEYDPVGNVVEIIDDSFKTVFHAGQEVVPKCTFEYDALYRLTRATGREHRGLNQNTPQHGDEWFNQHLANINDANALANYTRTYSYGKGNNLTRIQHLASDSTRSFTRNIKVDSGSNRAVPDTMTGTILSYFDLNGNCTELEHLAEINWNYRDNISKATIIKRPGGIDDAEYYIYDGGGNRVRKITIANGEKIEKIYLGGVEIRRISTGSSLILERYDHHVMDDTSRIAIVNHWMQDDFLRETDSPSDLNKNKIRYQYGNHLGSASLELNDTGALISYEEYFPYGGTSFTCGTNQKEVKLKEYRYTGKERDEATGLYYYGARYYAAWIGRWLSADPAGPVDGLNLYEYVRGNPVGLLDPDGRESRNYLSFSNEEDPDWLKPDGSFIAAVPSEWEVRFYSAWAEARNLFADDGLLSFECIKRDYERVQGEKRKLEVERQRFWLAQLEARGRITDTWQGSLGLIIAASQDGFRDGCWNYDKWVVRGERYATGINVGLMVVGGVAAAKSSSGNQIKTVPVSNGGVPGKTVPKSVLTAHGRATQSTSPEAITALDQVKSGAQLYRTGTTGFQNTRAPQFWSLKNPAHNPGYAKDMGMPQGTNGGYRFIMGGSYKQGSDIITRSAPGIGSNTGGKMEAVAQPGGVKIDWFYMK